From Plasmodium chabaudi chabaudi strain AS genome assembly, chromosome: 12, the proteins below share one genomic window:
- a CDS encoding mannose-6-phosphate isomerase, putative (pfam_scan;Pfam:PF01238.17; E()=7.9E-21;score=74.5;query 609-715;description=PMI_typeI;~pfam_scan;Pfam:PF01238.17; E()=1.6E-17;score=63.6;query 221-330;description=PMI_typeI;~iprscan;InterPro:IPR011051 : Cupin, RmlC-type;Superfamily:SSF51182; score=6.86E-50;query7-797;description=RmlC-like cupin domain superfamily;~iprscan;InterPro:IPR001250 : Mannose-6-phosphate isomerase, type I;Pfam:PF01238; score=1.6E-17;query 221-330;description=Mannose-6-phosphate isomerase, type I;~iprscan;InterPro:IPR001250 : Mannose-6-phosphate isomerase, type I;Pfam:PF01238; score=8.1E-21;query 609-715;description=Mannose-6-phosphate isomerase, type I), with protein MKGRKLCINECIPYVQKYDWGEGKEGMVYDVMKNIVNDNYDIIKKDINNYEYLKEYAEDIENDNNNNGTNNGNNCTNEVEKNDNKLKKEASDKSHRYAELWIGNHQSGPNLIRYKNGFVKIGEFIDIYKNKKIKNHKISKYFYRNQEGKNKEDGTNDENQNGNNTNASNTTSNELDNENKKISIASDTAVNNNDNKREHHFKRHSDGDCNDISYNNTEESYNSMNNKSGQLLKEGLQESEDLFPYLFKMLSINKPLSIQIHPNEAQTLYLNTVNPNVYKDKIFKTEMCVCINSMSLLCGYINIFKIAFLIKNVKELYDFFMKKDKNDLDTCDNKNGIKINNRASSNESFRRDNKNPMSRKEPDEFGPKKKNASNNSNRFNHNNFGNNKNNNNKDLFTLFDLFDANKNEHIEEVLNCFSRIYKYIINYSIKRYNESNCDIISIIDNYAECIQKYVFYEDFFRNFYKNDNPPKDTINIGNVIKTEKEKLIDFFKQNKNIPDMIDSDVEKYINNIDENETQNETPGGNENNTPPSINNEAFFITMKKVKSLYEHMYKYLTYRIFLAENEVLNKCISFIVTKNPKYCSYIKTKEKLKKNIDEPYIEACKKKNLENLSKEAENYIINNIFEILNNVSKFYPEDNGRIFVFILQLINLKDGDVIYIKPGVMHSYISGNCLECMTNSDLVIRGGLTSKEVDKVNFIKYVNYKNNHPVILEKEFINYNIISCSYKSMKYFKILFVKIRPGEVVNYMFSETSFTSCIILSSNTKTQLKGRKKEKKKASIKSIKKGTVFVIAPNIMVTMSNQYENKEDGDKDFVLYCATA; from the coding sequence atgaaaggAAGAAAATTGTGTATAAATGAGTGTATCCCTTATgtacaaaaatatgattgGGGTGAAGGAAAAGAAGGGATGGTTTATGatgttatgaaaaatatagtaaatgataattatgatataattaaaaaggatataaataattatgaatatttaaaagagTATGCTGAAGATATAGAAAAcgataataacaataacgGCACTAATAATGGTAATAACTGTACCAATGAAGTAgagaaaaatgataataaattaaagaaaGAGGCAAGTGATAAATCCCATCGATATGCTGAACTATGGATTGGCAATCATCAAAGTGGTCCCAACTTAATtcgatataaaaatggatttGTAAAAATCGGAGAatttatagatatatataaaaataaaaaaattaaaaatcataaaatatcaaaatatttttatagaaatcaagaaggaaaaaataaagaagatggcacaaatgatgaaaatcaaaatggaaataatacaaaCGCTAGCAATACTACAAGCAATGAATtggataatgaaaataaaaaaatttctaTAGCATCGGATACAgctgtaaataataatgataataaaagagAGCATCATTTTAAGAGACATTCGGATGGAGATTGTAAtgatatatcatataataataccgAAGAATCATATAACagtatgaataataaaagtggGCAATTATTAAAAGAGGGTTTACAAGAAAGCGAAGATTTATTCCCATATCTTTTTAAAATGCtttcaataaataaacCCCTTAGTATTCAAATACATCCAAATGAAGCTCAAACATTATATTTGAATACTGTAAATCCAAATGtttataaagataaaatatttaaaactgAAATGTGTGTATGTATTAATTCAATGAGCTTATTATGtggatatattaatatatttaaaattgcatttctgataaaaaatgtaaaagagctttatgatttttttatgaaaaaagataaaaatgacCTTGATACatgtgataataaaaatggcataaaaataaataacagAGCAAGTAGTAATGAAAGTTTTAGAAgggataataaaaatccaATGTCACGTAAAGAGCCAGATGAATTTGGaccgaaaaaaaaaaatgctagCAATAATAGTAACCGCTTTAATCATAACAATTTTGGCAATAACAAGAATAACAATAACAAAGATTTATTTACTTTATTTGATCTATTTGATGCGAATAAAAACGAGCATATAGAAGAAGTTTTAAATTGCTTTTCaagaatttataaatacataattaattattccataaaaagatataatgAATCCAATTGTGATATTATATCTATCATTGATAATTATGCAGAGtgtatacaaaaatatgttttttatgaagatttttttcgtaatttttataaaaatgacaaTCCTCCAAAAGATACTATAAATATAGGTAATGTTATTAAAAcggaaaaagaaaaattaattgatttttttaaacaaaataaaaatattcctGATATGATAGACTCCGatgtagaaaaatatataaataatatagacGAAAATGAAACACAAAATGAAACTCCCGGAggtaatgaaaataacacTCCACCGAGTATAAATAACGAGGCTTTCTTTATAACTATGAAAAAAGTTAAATCCCTTTATgaacatatgtataaatatttaacatATCGAATATTCCTAGCAGAAAATGaagtattaaataaatgcatatCTTTTATTGTTACGAAAAATCCAAAATATTGTtcttatataaaaacaaaagaaaaattaaaaaaaaatatcgacGAACCATATATAGAGGcttgtaaaaaaaagaatctAGAAAACTTATCTAAAGAAgcagaaaattatattataaataatatctttgaaatattaaataatgtttCTAAATTTTATCCCGAAGATAATGGAAGaatatttgttttcatattacaattaattaatttaaaagatggtgatgttatatatatcaagcCTGGAGTTAtgcattcatatatttcagGCAACTGTTTAGAATGTATGACGAATTCTGATTTAGTTATAAGAGGCGGTTTAACTAGTAAAGAAGTTGATAAAGTCaactttataaaatatgttaattataaaaacaatcaTCCTgtaattttagaaaaagaatttattaattataatattatatcatgCAGTTATAAAAGCatgaaatatttcaaaattctatttgttaaaataaGACCAGGAGAAGTTgttaattatatgttttcAGAAACATCTTTTACATCCTGTATTATTCTTTCTTCAAATACAAAAACACAATTAAAAGGAcgtaaaaaagaaaaaaaaaaagctagtattaaatcaataaaaaaaggaacGGTTTTTGTAATTGCTCCTAATATTATGGTTACAATGTCGAAccaatatgaaaataaagaagatgGAGATAAagattttgttttatattgtgCTACAGCATaa